A genome region from Triticum aestivum cultivar Chinese Spring chromosome 2B, IWGSC CS RefSeq v2.1, whole genome shotgun sequence includes the following:
- the LOC123041114 gene encoding cytochrome P450 CYP72A219-like — MVLSALMSAASVPWSSLVCGTLGFVLLWQASRLVDLLWWHPRRLERALRAQGLRGTSYRFVIGDMMDYRRRRKEAQSRSMPLRCHSIAPLVAPLLCDIVREHGKTCMSWYAMYPKVTIHDPDLAKEVLSNKFGHFEKVRFPPLSRLLAAGLAEHEGEKWVKHRRILNPAFHLEKLKLMLPALSTSCEEPVNRWTQSLGSDGTYELDVFPEFRRLTGDVISRTAFGSNYLEGARVFQLQSEQVERIAGAWKIGIPGYLSLPTKNNRKMHQNNSEIESILHGLIGKRMQAMQEGENIKDDLLGLMLESNMRTSDDNGQSISGMTIKEVMEECKLFYLAGTETTSILLTWTMIVLSMHPEWQDRAREEAIGLFGKNKLEYEGINRLKTVTMILYEVLRLYSPAVAFFRKTYKEIKIGGITYPAGVLIELPLLLMNHDPVIWGRDAHEFKPERFTNGIFHASKNPGAFLPFSWGPRICIAQQFALLEAKMAFCMILQCFEFELAPSYTHAVNNIRLMRPLHGAQIKLTAI; from the exons ATGGTCCTTAGCGCGCTGATGAGTGCAGCTTCAGTGCCGTGGAGCTCCCTGGTATGCGGCACCCTCGGCTTTGTGCTTCTATGGCAGGCTAGCCGGTTGGTAGATTTGCTGTGGTGGCACCCACGGCGGCTTGAGCGTGCCTTGCGCGCCCAGGGTCTTCGCGGCACGTCGTACCGCTTCGTCATCGGGGATATGATGGACTATCGGCGTCGGCGCAAGGAGGCGCAATCGAGGTCGATGCCGCTGCGCTGCCACAGCATAGCCCCCCTCGTCGCGCCGCTCCTCTGCGACATTGTCCGCGAGCATGGCAAGACGTGTATGTCTTGGTATGCTATGTACCCCAAGGTGACCATACACGACCCTGACTTGGCCAAGGAAGTGTTGTCCAACAAATTCGGCCACTTTGAAAAGGTCAGGTTTCCGCCGCTGTCCAGGCTGCTTGCCGCAGGCCTGGCGGAACACGAGGGCGAGAAATGGGTCAAGCATAGGAGAATCCTTAACCCTGCGTTCCATCTCGAGAAGCTCAAG CTCATGCTGCCAGCGTTGTCCACAAGCTGCGAAGAGCCTGTCAATAGATGGACGCAGTCCCTTGGCTCAGATGGTACCTATGAGTTGGATGTCTTCCCGGAGTTCCGAAGACTCACTGGAGATGTCATTTCTCGCACCGCATTTGGCAGTAACTACCTTGAAGGTGCCAGGGTTTTCCAGCTGCAATCCGAGCAAGTTGAACGCATTGCCGGGGCTTGGAAGATTGGCATTCCCGGTTACTT GTCCTTGCCCACCAAAAATAATAGAAAGATGCATCAAAATAATAGTGAAATCGAATCCATTCTACATGGTTTAATTGGAAAAAGAATGCAAGCTATGCAAGAAGGAGAAAATATCAAAGATGACTTGCTCGGCTTGATGCTTGAGTCAAACATGAGGACCTCAGATGACAATGGCCAATCCATCTCAGGAATGACCATTAAAGAGGTCATGGAGGAATGCAAGTTGTTCTATCTTGCAGGGACAGAAACAACATCAATACTGCTCACATGGACAATGATCGTACTAAGTATGCATCCAGAGTGGCAGGACCGTGCCAGGGAGGAGGCCATTGGCTTATTTGGAAAAAACAAACTTGAGTATGAAGGCATTAACCGACTCAAAACA GTGACCATGATTCTTTACGAGGTACTTCGGCTGTACTCGCCTGCTGTCGCATTCTTCCGTAAAACGTACAAGGAGATAAAGATTGGAGGCATCACATACCCCGCCGGTGTTCTCATTGAGCTTCCCCTATTGTTAATGAACCATGACCCGGTTATATGGGGAAGAGACGCACATGAGTTCAAGCCGGAGAGGTTCACCAACGGGATCTTCCACGCGTCCAAGAATCCTGGTGCATTCCTGCCATTTAGTTGGGGGCCACGTATCTGCATTGCCCAACAATTCGCCCTTCTTGAGGCTAAGATGGCGTTTTGCATGATCCTTCAATGCTTTGAGTTTGAGCTCGCACCGTCATACACTCATGCAGTAAATAACATTAGACTGATGCGCCCACTGCATGGCGCGCAAATCAAGCTCACGGCAATTTGA